In the Deferribacter desulfuricans SSM1 genome, AATTTGCCTCTTATGGTGAATGAGAATTCAAATAATACAAAATTTGGTACAGCTTTTACTGTTTCAATTGAAGCTAAAGAAGGTGTGACGACTGGTATCTCTGCATATGATAGGGCAAGGACTATTCAGGTTGCTATTGATCCAAATACAAAGCCAGAGGATTTGGCAAGGCCTGGACACGTTTTTCCTTTAAGAGCAAGAGATGGTGGGGTATTAGTTAGAGCTGGTCAAACAGAGGGTTCAGTTGATTTGATGAAACTTGCAGGGCTGTATCCTGCAGCAGTAATATGTGAAATAATGAATGATGATGGTACAATGGCAAGAATGCCTCAACTTATTGAGTTTGCAAAAAATCATGATCTAAAGATTTTGACAGTTGCTGATTTGATAGCTTACAGAATTGAGCATGAATCTTTAATTGAAGAGGCTGCTATTGCTCATTTGCCAACTATTTTTGGAGATTTTGAAATTATGGGTTTTAGAAATAAAATTGATGGGCAAGAAGCTGTTGCTCTAATTAAGGGTGATGTGAAGACTGATGATCCTGTTTTAGTTAGAGTTCATTCGCAGTGTCTAACAGGTGATGTTTTTGGTTCTTTGAGATGTGATTGTAGAGATCAGCTACATAAAGCACTTGAAATGATTTCAAATGAAGGTAGAGGTGTTTTGCTTTATATGTTTCAAGAAGGCAGAGGGATAGGTTTGTTAAATAAAATTAAAGCCTATCATTTGCAGGAGCAGGGGCTTGATACTGTGGAAGCAAACCTTCATCTTGGGTTTAAAGATGATTTGAGAGATTATGGTTTTGGAGCACAAATTTTAAGGTTTTTAGGGGTAAAAAAGTTAAAACTTATGACAAACAATCCAAAAAAAATAAGATGTTTATCCGGTTATGGACTTGAAGTTGTTGAAAGAGTACCGATTGTTTGTGGATTGAGACCAGAAAATGAGAAATATTTAAAAACTAAAAAGGAAAAGATGGGACACGATTTAGATATAAAATAATCTGGAGGATTAGATGAATGTAAAAATTTATGAAGGTAAATATGATGGTACTGGTTTAAAATTTGCTATTGTAGCTTCTAGGTTTAACGATTTTATAGTTAAAAGTCTTGTTGCAGGTGCAGTAGACGCATTAGTTAGACATAATGTAAAAGAGGAAGATATTGTAGTATTTAAAACACCTGGTGCTTTTGAAATACCTTTGTTAGCGAAAAAAGTTGCTAAAACTAAGAAATTTGATGCTGTGATAGCTTTAGGTGCGGTTATCAGAGGTGGAACTCCACATTTTGATTATGTGGCAAGTGAAGTGGCAAAAGGGGTTGCGAAAGCTGCTTATGATACTGAGGTTCCTGTTATTTTTGGTGTTTTAACAACAGATACTATTGAACAGGCAATAGAGAGGGCTGGTACAAAGGCAGGTAATAAAGGTGCTGAAGCTGCTCTTTCCGCTTTAGAAATTGTAAATATTGAAAAGATGATTTAATATGTTATGAAATTGAAAAGTATTGCTAGAGAAAAGGCTTTTAAAATGTTATATCAGGCTGAAATGACTAATTTTAAGCCTGATCGTTTAATTAAGCAGTTTTGGGAATTAGATGAAGAGAAAAATGAAAAGGTAAAATTGCTTGCAAATAAACTGTTTAGACTTGTCATAGATAAAAAAGGTTATGCTGATGATATAATTTCTAAGTATTTAAAAGAAGGGTGGACATTTGAGAGATTGACTGAAACCGTAAAAAATACGCTGAGATTAGGTATTGCAGAATTGTTTAATACTGAGACTCCAGTTTATGCCATACTTGATGAGTATACAACATTGGCTAAAAAGTATGAAGATGAAAAAGCTGCTTCATTTGTGAATGGAGTTTTAGAAAAAATACGTAAAGATTTTAATATAGAAAGAGGATAATGAATAAATTTGTCTGTTCTTTCGATGGTACAGAGATTTTTCCTGTGTTTATAGACTTTAATTTTGAAGATTTTAAATGTAGAGGATTATCGCTTTTACTGGATTTTTTTTATAAAGGGAGATTGACTGATTTAATTAACAGTTTTAATGAATTGAAGCAGCCAATATTTATAAAAAAAGATTTTTTTTTATTTAAATCAGGTTTTTTTTTGTATGATTTTAGATTTATTAAAAACGATATTGATCAATTTGTTAATTTCATAAATAACTTAGGTTTAACTTCAATTTTTATTGAAAAATCCTCTTTATTAAAAGATAGTGACTATGATATATTATCAAAAAGAGTGGACTTAACATTTTTGGAGATCAAATGACCGACTTGTATTCTGTTCGTATTAAATTTACAACAGATAAAAAGAATATTATTTATATTAACAGTATCATGGACTCTTATGAGGGGTTAGGTATAGTTAGAACTATAGATAAAAAAGAGGGTAAAGTTGTTGTATATTCAACAAACGGTTTATATAAATATGCTATGGAAGTTTTAGACGCATTAAAAAGTGAAGGAGTAAAGATTGAAAATTTGACAATAGAAGAAAGTGAGAGTGTAGATGAATGGTAAAAGTTTTTTTTATGATATCTTAGAGGATTTGTATAAGTTTTCAGATTATGCTGATATCTATATTGAAAATACTGTTTATGATACGATAGTTTTTGAAAGTGGGAAATTAGATCGTTTTGAAAAAATAAAGGATTCAGGTATAGGCTTACGTATAATCAAAAATTATAAAACTTATTATGCCTATACAACAAGCTTCGACATCAAAGATATTCAAGAATGTGTGGAAAATTTGTGTGAAATGTCAGAGTCTTCAGAGAAAAATGACATATTTTCAATTGAGAAAACAGTTAGCTATGAATATGAAAAATCTAACAAAACCTATAATTTAACGTCAAAAATTGACAAGATAAAAAACGTAGATTCTATTGCTTGGGGATCGAAATTTACAAAGCAGGTTTCCACAAATTTTAAAGAAACCAAGAAGAATATAAGAATTATAACCAGTGATGGAAATGACTTATCACAAGAATTAAATTATGTAACTCTTTTTTGCACAGTTATATGTGAAAAGGATGGAGTTTTACAAACCGGGTATGAGTCTATTGGTGGCCTTTACTCTTTTGATAAACTTCTTGAAGAAAGGGTTGAAATTGTAAGTAAAAATGCGTTGAAAAGAGCCTTGCAAAATCTAGAAGCTGATTATGCACCTGCGGGTGAAATGTGTGTGATTTTATCCAGCAATGCTGGTGGGACGATGGTTCATGAAGCTGTTGGTCATGGTTTAGAAGCAGATCTTGCTACTAATGGGCTAAGTGTTTATCAAAATAAGATCGGAGAAAAAGTAGCGTCAGAGAAGATTACAGTTATAGATGATGCAACCTTGGATGGAAAAAGAGGGAGTTTTTATTTTGATGATGAAGGAGTTGAAGCTCAGAGAACAGTACTGATTGAAAATGGGGTTTTAAAAAACTATATGTATGATAGATTATATGCAATGAAAAATAATTGCCAAAGTACTGGAAATGGTAGAAGACAATCTTACAGATACAAACCAATTGTTAGAATGACTAATACCTTAATAGCTCCAGGAAATGATAACCCTGATGATATTATTAGTTCAGTTGATGAAGGTTTGTTTGTTGTTAAAATGGGTGGTGGGCAGGTAAACACTGTAAATGGTGATTTTGTTTTTGAAGTAAACGAAGGGTATTTGATAAAAAATGGTAAAATACAGAATCCTGTAAAAAATGCCACACTGATCGGTAATGGTCCAAAAATTATGATGGAAATAGATATGGTTGGGAATGATCTTGGTTTTGGAATAGGTACATGTGGTAAAGATGGACAGGGAGTGCCAGTGAGTGATGCTCAACCAACATTGAGAATTCCTAAAATAACTGTAGGTGGTAAATAATGGATTTAAGAATTAAAGGTAGTAAGTATTTAATATTTGAAATAAACAAAAGTGTTACTAAAGATAACAGACCTTATATCAAAGTTATTTTGATGGATAAGGATGGAAATACATTTAATGGTATAATGTTTGATAGTAATAAACTAAAATTTGATCCAGAAAAAGGTCATATTGTTGAAGTGATTGCAAATATTCAGCATTACAACGGTCAACCACAGTTTAAGATTTTGGATATGTCATTGGTTGAAGGTGAAAATCGTTTTGATTTTTTCCCAAAAACAGAAAACGATGTTGATAAAATGTTAATTGAGATGAAAAATCTAATATTTCAAAATATCAATAATAGATATCTTGTTGAACTTTTAAATAAATTTTTTAATGACAAAGAGATAATAGAAAAATTTAAAGTTATCCCTGCAGCTAAAAATGTTCATCATGCTTATATTGGTGGTTTATTGGAGCATACATTTTCGGTTGTAAAATTAGCTTTGATATTATCAGACTATTACTCCCAAGACATTGATAAAGAACTCCTTGTAGTAGGTGCTCTATTTCATGATATTGGAAAACTTTTTGAGCTCACAATTGATGAAAGTTTTGATTATACAGAAGATGGTAAGCTTTTAGGGCATTTGCTCTTAGGTATAGATTTGATAAATAAATATATCAGCCAAATTGATGGGTTTCCAAGTAGGTTAAAAAGTTTAATAAATCATATGATTGCTTCACATCATGGTATCTTAGAGTATGGTTCACCTAAAAAACCAAAAACGAAAGAGGCATTGTTGCTACATTATATAGATGATATGGATGCTAAACTTAATACGTTTAAGTCTTTATTAGAAAAAGAAAAAGTTGATGAAGGATGGACTAGCTATGACAGGCTATTAGAAAGACAGATATTTAATCATAATTCCAATTATTAGGTATACATAAAAAATTACAAGGAGGAATGATGAACGATAGTGCTTTCAAAACGTTAATTGTTGGTGTTCAGATGCTTTTTGTAGCATTTGGAGCCCTTGTCTTAGTTCCTTTATTGACAGGTCTTGATCCATCTATTGCACTTTTTACTGCTGGTGCTGGGACATTGTTATTTCAATTTATTACTAAAAGAAAAGTACCTGTATTTTTAGCAAGCTCATTTGCTTTTATAGCTCCCATTCAGTATGGGATGAAACATTTTGGTGTAGCAAAAACATTAGGTGGTTTAACTTGTGCAGGTTTAGTTTATTTGATATTTGCGTTATTAGTCAAAAAAGGTGGGATAAAAGCGATTGAAAGGTATCTTCCCCCAATTGTAACAGGGCCAGTTATTATGGTTATTGGTTTGAAGCTTGCGCCTGTTGCTGTTAAAATGGCAAAAAGTTTTGATGGATCTGGTAATTTTGATCCAAAAGCAATGGTTATCTCTTTAGTATCGTTGATTACTGCTATCTTGGTCGTAATGTATGGTAAAAGAATATTAAGTCTAATCCCAATTCTAACTGGTATTTTTGTAGGTTATATAGTTTCCCTTTTGATGGGTGTTGTTGATTTTACCCCGGTTATTCAGGCGAAATGGTTTAGTATCCCTTGGGTTGAGGCAATTAAAAATGGAAGTTATGCTGTACCTGTTTTTGATCTGGCTGCAATAATGTATATTGTGCCTGTTGCTATTGCTCCAGCTATAGAGCATGTTGGTGATGTGTTGGCAATATCTTCTGTGACTGGTAAAAACTATTTAGAGGATCCAGGATTGCATAGAACTTTGACAGGGGATGGTTTAGCTACAGCTCTTGCATCTTTATTGGGTGGACCACCTAATACCACATATTCAGAAGTTACTGGCGCTGTTGCTTTAACAAAAGCGTTTAATCCTGTTTATATGACAGTTGCAGCTATTACTGCTATTATTTTATCTTTTTTTGGTAAATTGGGTGCTGTTTTAAAAACCATACCCGTTCCTGTAATGGGTGGTATACTTATCTTATTGTTTGGTATGATAGCTGCAATTGGTATAGGTTCTTTAGTTAAAAATAAAGTTAATATGAGTAAATCGAGAAACTTGGTTATTGCGTCTGTTGTGTTGGTAATAGGTATAGGCGATATGGTTATCTCTTTTTGGAGAATAAGCTTAGGTGGTATTGGTTTGGCAGGTTTGGTTGGGATATTTTTAAATGCAATTTTACCGGAGGATAAATAATGAAATATGAAAATTTAATTATAATCGATCACCCATTAATTAAACACAAATTAACTTACGTGAGAGATAAGAACACCCCAAAAAAAGAGTTTAAAGAGCTTGTGGATGAAATTGCAATGCTAATGGCTTATGAAATAACTAAAGATTTCCCTTTAGAAGAGATTGAAATTGAGACTCCTATTTGTAAAACAAAATCTTGGGTAGTATCAGGGAAGAAGGTTGTTCTTGTACCAATATTAAGAGCAGGTTTAGGGATGGTGGATGGAGTATTAAAACTTATCCCTTCTGCAAGAGTTGGACATGTCGGGATTTATAGAGACCCAAAAACAGTTAAACCAGTAACATATTACTTTAAAATTCCAAGCGATTGTGAAGATAGAGATTTTATTCTGATCGATCCTATGTTAGCTACAGGAGGCTCTGCTGTAGAAGCAGCAAGGATTTTAAAAGAAAATGGGGTTAAAAATATTAAATTTATGTGTTTAATTGCTGCACCAGAAGGTGTTGAAGCTTTTTCAAAAGCGCACCCTGATATAAAAATTTATACTGCTGCGCTGGATGAAAGATTGAATGAGAAAAAATATATAGTTCCTGGTTTAGGTGATGCAGGTGATAGGCTGTTTGGTACAAAATAAATATGAAAAGATTTAGACTTTTTTTAAGAAATACGTTCATTGCTGGAATTTTTACTGTATTACCCATTGTAATTACATATTTTTTCCTAAGTTTTGTGTTTGATAAATTTAGTGGCTTTTTGATCCCCTATCTTAAGATAGGGGTCCGTTATTTACCCTCTAATATACATGTTCCTGTTTCATCGTTACGATTTATTTCTTTTATTTTGATGATATTGATTATTTTCTTTGTGGGGTTGTTTACGAGAAATTATGTTGGGAAAAAGTTTTTAACATTGTTAGATAAGACATTGAGAAATATACCATTTGTGAAAACAATTTATATTTCAACAAAACAGATTATTGAAGCATTTCAAACCTCAAAAGGGGCAAATTTTAAGAAAGTCGTTATGATTGAGTATCCAAGACGAGGTATTTATAGTATCGGATTTGTTACGAAGGATACTTCTGAGTTTTTTAATAGTAAAATTGGTGAAGTATGTTATAATATTTTTATACCCACAACCCCAAATCCAACATCAGGATTTATTTTAATAGTTCCTAAAAAAGATGTATATGAGCTTGATATGTCTGTAGAGGAGGGGATAAAGTTTGTTATTTCTGCTGGCCTTGTGACTCCAGATATGCTAAAACAAAAAGATGGAGATGAATAATTATTGTTTAATAGGTAATCCGGTTAAACATTCTTTATCACCAATAATTCATAATTTCTTTATATTTAATTCCAAAATTAATGCGGGTTATGTAGCTTTTGAGGTTGATGAAAGAGATTTTGAAAATTTTGTTAAATTTTTACGTTTAAATTTTGATGGTTTTAATATTACTTTACCTTATAAGCAGAAAATTTTTAAATATTTAGATGAAGTAGATGATGTTGCTTATGAAATTGGTGCTGTAAATTGTGTAAAAGTATCTGACGGGAAACTAACAGGTTTTAATACAGATTATTATGGCATAGTAAAAACTTTTGAACTGTTTAATGTGGATTTGTTTGATAAAGAAATAGTTGTTGTTGGTTGTGGAGGAGCTGCTAGACCTCTTTTTTATTATCTAAAAGGGAAACCTTATAAGAATTTAATTATATTAAATAGGACTGTTGAAAAAGCTGAAAAAGTTGCATCTGAATTTGAATTGGAAAAGGTTAAAATAATTTCATTATCACATTTGGAAATAATAAATAATTGTGATATAATTATTAATGCAAGTTCCATAGGATTGGATAATGGGGTTTTTATGAATTTAAAATTATCTGTAAACGATTTTGCTTTTGATATGCAATATAAGTTAAATGGTTTAACGCCTTTTCTTAAAGAGGTTGAAGTAGATAAAAAAAGTGATGGGATTTATATGCTAATTTTGCAAGCAATTAAATCCTTTGAAATTTGGAATAATAAGAGTTATAATTTTGATATAAAAAAAATAATAAAACATATAGAGGGATAAATGGTTTCTGCAAAGATTGGAGCGCTTTTATTAAGTGAGAATCTTATCACAGAGGAGCAACTTGAAAAGGCTCTTGAAATTCAAAAAAAAGAAGGTGGTAGATTAGGTAGTATCCTGATTAAGTTGGGTTATGTGGATGAAAAGAAGATTGCTGAGTTTTTGAGTAAGCAGTATGGTGTTCCTTTTGTAGATTTAAAAGAGATTCAGGTTGATGACAAAATATTATCTTTGATTCCTCAAGAGATGATGCAAAAGTTTTTGGTAGTTCCTTTTGATAGAGAAGGGCAGACTTTAAAAGTGGCTATAGCTGATCCTTCAAATGTTTACGCAATGGAAGAATTAAGATTCCTAACTGGTTTTAATATTAAACCCTATGTTGCTGTTGAATCAGCTATCAGGGAATTTTTAGAAAAAAGGGGCAGTTCAGAATCAAATGTGTTAGCAGAATTTGAGGAGATGGATTTAGAAGATTTAGAGTTTGAAGAGCTTGAGGAGGAAGAAAAAAGCGCTGAGGCATTGAAAAAAGAAGTAGAAGATACACCCGTTGTTAAATTGGTTAATTATATACTAAATGAAGCAGTAAAACGTGGAGCATCTGATATACATGTAGAACCTTACGAAAAAGATTTTAGAGTTAGACTTAGGGTTGACGGGGTTATGCATGAATTGATACGACCCCCTAGAAAAATAAAAGATGCAGTTACTTCAAGGTTAAAAATTCTTGCAAATCTTGATATCGCAGAAAAAAGGTTACCTCAAGATGGTAGGATTAAAATAAAACTTCAGGGTAGATCTATTGATATGAGGGTATCCACTTTGCCTGTGTTGTATGGCGAAAAAGTGGTGTTAAGGATACTGGACAAATCTAATTTGCAATTAGATCTTGAAAAATTAGGGTTTGAAGAGAGCTCTTTGGAAAGGTTTATAAAAGCAATTGAGAGTCCATATGGTATGGTGTTGGTTACTGGGCCTACTGGTAGTGGTAAATCTACGACTCTTTATTCAGCTTTGAGTCGTTTGAATAAAGAAGAAGTAAATATAATGACTGCTGAAGATCCAGTTGAATACAATATCTTTGGTATTAATCAGGTGCAAATGAAAGAGGAGATTGGATTAAATTTTGCGGCAGCTTTGAGAAGTTTTTTGAGGCAAGACCCGGATATTATAATGGTTGGTGAAATTAGAGATTATGAAACTGCTGAAATAGCTATAAAAGCTGCCCTTACCGGTCATTTAGTTTTGTCCACTTTACACACAAATGATGCTCCCAGTACTGTTAATAGGTTATTAAATATGGGGATTGAACCATTTTTGGTTGCATCATCCACTGTGTTGATTTTGGCTCAAAGGTTAGCAAGAAAAATTTGTACCAAGTGTAAAACTGAGATTAATTTACCTAAAGAAGCTTTATTATCTGTTGGTTTTAGAAAGGATGAGATAGGTAAATTTAAAGTTTATAAAGGTAAAGGTTGTGATCATTGTAGTGGTACTGGTTATAAAGGAAGGGTTGCTCTATATGAAGTAATGGAAGTATCAGAGAATATACGAGAGCTTGTTTTAAGAGGTGCGAATGCTACTGAGATAAAGAAAATGGCAATCGATGAGGGGATGATAACTCTTAGGAGGAGTGGTTTGGAAAAAGTAAAAAAAGGTGTAACAACCATAGAAGAGGTTGTAAGAGTAACCTTTGCAGATTAGGAGGGCGAATATGTATTCATTGCAGGATTTATTGAAAAAGATGATAGAAATTAATGCAAGTGATTTACACATTACAGTTGGTACACAACCAGTTTATAGAGTAAATGGTGAGCTTGTAAGAATTGATGGGGAAGTTTTAACACCATCCGTTACAAAACAGATGTGTTATTCTATATTGACAGAAGCTCAAAAGAAAAGATTTGAAGAGGAGTGGGAATTAGACTTCTCTTTTGGAATTAAAGGTGTGAGTAGGTTCAGGGCAAATATTTTTATGCAAAGAGGTGCAGTAGCTGCAGCTTTTAGAAGAATCCCTTATAAAGTTATGGGTTTTGAAGAGTTGGGATTGCCACCAATTATTAAAACATTATGTGATAAACCGAGAGGACTCATATTAGTAACTGGGCCTACAGGGAGCGGGAAGTCTACAACACTTGCTGCTATGATTGATAAAATTAATAATGAGAAAAAAGTGCATATTATTACAATAGAAGACCCAATAGAATATCTTCATCCGCATAAACAGGCAGTTGTTAACCAAAGAGAAGTTCATGCCGATACTAAGTCTTTTATCACAGCATTGAAGTATATTTTAAGGCAAGACCCGGATGTTGTTTTAATAGGTGAGATGAGAGATTTAGAAACAATTGAAGCAGCTTTGACTGTATCTGAAACTGGTCACCTGACTTTTGGAACATTGCATACAAATAGTGCCGTACAAACTATTAACAGAATCATTGATGTTTTTCCTCCTCACCAGCAGCCACAAATTAGGGCACAGCTGTCGTTTGTTTTAGAAGGGGTAATATGTCAACAGTTGCTACAGAGAGCAGATGGAAAAGGGAGAGTGCTTGCTTGTGAAGTTTTGATACCAAATCCAGCTATAAGAAATCTAATTAGAGAAGATAAATTACATCAAATTTACTCAATGATGCAAACTGGTCAGGAAGAGCATGGAATGATTACAATGAGTCAATCGCTATATGAGCTTTATAAAAAAGGTCTTATAACTTATGAAGATGCAATTAATAGAGCAGTATACCCTGATGAAGTAAGAAATATGATTGATCAAGGTGGAATTAAAAATAGAGGTAGATTTTAAAATAAAGGGGTTAAAAGATGGCTAAATTTATTTACAAAGGTAAAGATAGTTTGGGGAAGCCTGTTTCTGGTATCATAGAAGCAAAGAATAAGCAAGAGGCAATGAATACCCTTAAATCTCGCAAGATTGAAATATATGAATTGAAAATGGACTGGAAGAATATAGAATTATCATTTGGTGAGAAAATTACAGATATGGATGTTGTAGTGGCTACAAGGCAGCTTGCAACAATGATAAATGCTGGTTTGCCAATTGTTAGAGCACTCGACATCATTTCAGCGCAAACACCTAAGAAAAAATTTCGTAAGATATTTTTAGAGATAAAAGAGGATATTGAGCAGGGGCAATCTTTTAGTAGAGCCTTAGAAAAACATAAAAATATTTTTGGTGATTTGTATATAAATATGGTAGCAGCTGGTGAGGCTGGTGGTTTATTGGATGATATTCTTGATAGATTATCTCAATATATGGAAAAGGCAATTTCTCTTAAAAGAAAAGTAAAATCAGCTATGATGTACCCTTCTATAGTATTAATTGTTGCTGTTTTAGTTGTTTGGGGTTTGATGGTATTTATTATCCCAAAATTTAAAGAAATGTATGAGGGTTTTGGAGGACAATTGCCTGCCTTGACACAGTTTACAATAGCTATGAGTAATTTTTTATCAAGCTGGTATGGTGGTGGATTAATTTTTGGAGGTTTGATTGTTACTGTTGTTACTATTGGCATAATTTATAAAAAATCTGAAAAAGGTAGATATTTCTTTGATAAACTTTTATTAAAAGTACCCAAGATAGGTGATTTAATTAGAAAAGTAGCCATATCAAAGTTTGCAAGGACATTTGGTACATTATTAAGCAGTGGGGTTGCCATATTAGATGCCCTTGATATAGTTGCTAAAACAAGTGGTAATAAGGTTATTGAAAAGCATTTGTTGAAAAGTAAAGTAGATATTGAAGCAGGTAAAACTGTTGTCCAGCCACTTGAAAAAGCTGGGGTTTTCCCACCAATGGTGACCCAGATGATAGCTGTTGGTGAGGAAACTGGTGCTCTAGATAAAATGCTTACAAAAATTGCTGACTTTTACGATGATGAGGTAGATAGAACAGTTGAAGGTTTAACTAAAATGATAGAGCCAATGCTTATGATTTTTGTGGGTGG is a window encoding:
- a CDS encoding uracil-xanthine permease family protein; amino-acid sequence: MNDSAFKTLIVGVQMLFVAFGALVLVPLLTGLDPSIALFTAGAGTLLFQFITKRKVPVFLASSFAFIAPIQYGMKHFGVAKTLGGLTCAGLVYLIFALLVKKGGIKAIERYLPPIVTGPVIMVIGLKLAPVAVKMAKSFDGSGNFDPKAMVISLVSLITAILVVMYGKRILSLIPILTGIFVGYIVSLLMGVVDFTPVIQAKWFSIPWVEAIKNGSYAVPVFDLAAIMYIVPVAIAPAIEHVGDVLAISSVTGKNYLEDPGLHRTLTGDGLATALASLLGGPPNTTYSEVTGAVALTKAFNPVYMTVAAITAIILSFFGKLGAVLKTIPVPVMGGILILLFGMIAAIGIGSLVKNKVNMSKSRNLVIASVVLVIGIGDMVISFWRISLGGIGLAGLVGIFLNAILPEDK
- a CDS encoding TldD/PmbA family protein, producing the protein MNGKSFFYDILEDLYKFSDYADIYIENTVYDTIVFESGKLDRFEKIKDSGIGLRIIKNYKTYYAYTTSFDIKDIQECVENLCEMSESSEKNDIFSIEKTVSYEYEKSNKTYNLTSKIDKIKNVDSIAWGSKFTKQVSTNFKETKKNIRIITSDGNDLSQELNYVTLFCTVICEKDGVLQTGYESIGGLYSFDKLLEERVEIVSKNALKRALQNLEADYAPAGEMCVILSSNAGGTMVHEAVGHGLEADLATNGLSVYQNKIGEKVASEKITVIDDATLDGKRGSFYFDDEGVEAQRTVLIENGVLKNYMYDRLYAMKNNCQSTGNGRRQSYRYKPIVRMTNTLIAPGNDNPDDIISSVDEGLFVVKMGGGQVNTVNGDFVFEVNEGYLIKNGKIQNPVKNATLIGNGPKIMMEIDMVGNDLGFGIGTCGKDGQGVPVSDAQPTLRIPKITVGGK
- a CDS encoding DUF502 domain-containing protein, whose translation is MKRFRLFLRNTFIAGIFTVLPIVITYFFLSFVFDKFSGFLIPYLKIGVRYLPSNIHVPVSSLRFISFILMILIIFFVGLFTRNYVGKKFLTLLDKTLRNIPFVKTIYISTKQIIEAFQTSKGANFKKVVMIEYPRRGIYSIGFVTKDTSEFFNSKIGEVCYNIFIPTTPNPTSGFILIVPKKDVYELDMSVEEGIKFVISAGLVTPDMLKQKDGDE
- the nusB gene encoding transcription antitermination factor NusB — protein: MKLKSIAREKAFKMLYQAEMTNFKPDRLIKQFWELDEEKNEKVKLLANKLFRLVIDKKGYADDIISKYLKEGWTFERLTETVKNTLRLGIAELFNTETPVYAILDEYTTLAKKYEDEKAASFVNGVLEKIRKDFNIERG
- a CDS encoding 3'-5' exoribonuclease YhaM family protein; its protein translation is MDLRIKGSKYLIFEINKSVTKDNRPYIKVILMDKDGNTFNGIMFDSNKLKFDPEKGHIVEVIANIQHYNGQPQFKILDMSLVEGENRFDFFPKTENDVDKMLIEMKNLIFQNINNRYLVELLNKFFNDKEIIEKFKVIPAAKNVHHAYIGGLLEHTFSVVKLALILSDYYSQDIDKELLVVGALFHDIGKLFELTIDESFDYTEDGKLLGHLLLGIDLINKYISQIDGFPSRLKSLINHMIASHHGILEYGSPKKPKTKEALLLHYIDDMDAKLNTFKSLLEKEKVDEGWTSYDRLLERQIFNHNSNY
- the upp gene encoding uracil phosphoribosyltransferase — encoded protein: MKYENLIIIDHPLIKHKLTYVRDKNTPKKEFKELVDEIAMLMAYEITKDFPLEEIEIETPICKTKSWVVSGKKVVLVPILRAGLGMVDGVLKLIPSARVGHVGIYRDPKTVKPVTYYFKIPSDCEDRDFILIDPMLATGGSAVEAARILKENGVKNIKFMCLIAAPEGVEAFSKAHPDIKIYTAALDERLNEKKYIVPGLGDAGDRLFGTK
- the ribE gene encoding 6,7-dimethyl-8-ribityllumazine synthase; translated protein: MNVKIYEGKYDGTGLKFAIVASRFNDFIVKSLVAGAVDALVRHNVKEEDIVVFKTPGAFEIPLLAKKVAKTKKFDAVIALGAVIRGGTPHFDYVASEVAKGVAKAAYDTEVPVIFGVLTTDTIEQAIERAGTKAGNKGAEAALSALEIVNIEKMI
- the aroE gene encoding shikimate dehydrogenase — protein: MEMNNYCLIGNPVKHSLSPIIHNFFIFNSKINAGYVAFEVDERDFENFVKFLRLNFDGFNITLPYKQKIFKYLDEVDDVAYEIGAVNCVKVSDGKLTGFNTDYYGIVKTFELFNVDLFDKEIVVVGCGGAARPLFYYLKGKPYKNLIILNRTVEKAEKVASEFELEKVKIISLSHLEIINNCDIIINASSIGLDNGVFMNLKLSVNDFAFDMQYKLNGLTPFLKEVEVDKKSDGIYMLILQAIKSFEIWNNKSYNFDIKKIIKHIEG
- a CDS encoding bifunctional 3,4-dihydroxy-2-butanone-4-phosphate synthase/GTP cyclohydrolase II, which encodes MDKSVMATVEEAIEEVKKGKMIILVDDEDRENEGDLVIAAQFATPEAINFMAKYGRGLICLALTSQRCDELNLPLMVNENSNNTKFGTAFTVSIEAKEGVTTGISAYDRARTIQVAIDPNTKPEDLARPGHVFPLRARDGGVLVRAGQTEGSVDLMKLAGLYPAAVICEIMNDDGTMARMPQLIEFAKNHDLKILTVADLIAYRIEHESLIEEAAIAHLPTIFGDFEIMGFRNKIDGQEAVALIKGDVKTDDPVLVRVHSQCLTGDVFGSLRCDCRDQLHKALEMISNEGRGVLLYMFQEGRGIGLLNKIKAYHLQEQGLDTVEANLHLGFKDDLRDYGFGAQILRFLGVKKLKLMTNNPKKIRCLSGYGLEVVERVPIVCGLRPENEKYLKTKKEKMGHDLDIK
- a CDS encoding DUF4911 domain-containing protein → MTDLYSVRIKFTTDKKNIIYINSIMDSYEGLGIVRTIDKKEGKVVVYSTNGLYKYAMEVLDALKSEGVKIENLTIEESESVDEW